In one Chitinophaga sancti genomic region, the following are encoded:
- a CDS encoding App1 family protein — MTAWNKFLHWMGMEGCPHIRVYNGFGGAEYLEIYGHVLAIGPRPVTRYSRFFLVNMFALLRLFWVKPLAGIKVMLEWEGMPVTAITEKDGFFHLQWQPVAMPAAGRYEVVVRMADVASSSATGVVIIPHRTQYGCISDIDDTFLVSHSAKIFKRLQVLFTRNARTRKPFKGVVRHYQLLSLGNNPFFYVSSSEWNLYAYIREFIRFNGLPDGVFLLNQLKPLSQLLKSGQNKHKTKFTRITRILKHYPDMRFILLGDDTQEDPNIYKALVDHFGAQIIAVYLRKVRNSKAIATSEVVQAMQDKGIAVCYFEHSEEAIAHSQRIGLI, encoded by the coding sequence ATGACAGCATGGAATAAATTTCTACATTGGATGGGTATGGAGGGCTGCCCTCACATCAGGGTTTACAATGGTTTTGGTGGGGCAGAATACCTTGAAATCTATGGTCATGTACTTGCCATAGGTCCGCGACCTGTTACGCGCTATAGCCGCTTCTTTCTCGTCAATATGTTTGCCCTGTTGCGTTTGTTTTGGGTAAAGCCCCTGGCCGGTATTAAGGTAATGCTGGAATGGGAGGGAATGCCGGTCACTGCTATAACGGAGAAAGATGGCTTCTTTCACCTGCAATGGCAGCCTGTCGCCATGCCGGCAGCAGGGAGGTACGAGGTGGTGGTAAGGATGGCAGATGTGGCGTCCTCCTCCGCTACCGGTGTAGTTATTATTCCACATCGCACACAATATGGATGCATCTCAGATATTGATGATACCTTTTTAGTTTCTCATTCTGCAAAGATTTTTAAACGCCTCCAGGTATTGTTTACCCGCAATGCCCGCACAAGGAAACCATTCAAAGGTGTAGTCAGGCATTACCAGTTATTAAGTCTGGGTAATAATCCATTCTTTTATGTTTCCAGCAGTGAATGGAACCTGTATGCATATATCAGGGAATTCATCCGTTTCAATGGCTTGCCGGATGGTGTATTTTTATTGAACCAGTTAAAACCATTAAGTCAATTATTGAAGAGCGGGCAAAACAAGCATAAGACGAAGTTTACCCGTATTACCCGTATTCTCAAGCATTATCCAGATATGCGATTCATATTACTGGGCGATGATACGCAGGAGGATCCCAATATTTACAAGGCATTGGTCGACCACTTTGGTGCGCAGATCATAGCAGTGTACCTGCGCAAAGTACGTAACAGCAAGGCGATCGCCACCAGCGAGGTGGTGCAGGCTATGCAGGATAAGGGAATTGCAGTTTGTTATTTCGAACACAGCGAAGAGGCTATCGCACATTCACAACGCATAGGATTAATATAA
- a CDS encoding SDR family NAD(P)-dependent oxidoreductase codes for MKHVLVTGANKGIGFEIAKQMAQLGYYVYLGCRDEQNGTAAINRLKSEGLSNIEFLQIDVADLASVQQAAAKVPSLDILINNAATSGPKMQNISACDIAALKSTFNTNYFGVIQTTQAFLPLLKKAPLPVIVNVSSELGSLAMQTSRDRAVHWDNYHAYSATKTALNTFTINLSQELRNFKINSVTPGFTATDLNNFTGPKTAAEGALPIVRLATIGEDGPSGQFFRQEGEVAW; via the coding sequence ATGAAACATGTACTTGTTACTGGTGCCAACAAGGGCATCGGCTTTGAAATTGCAAAGCAAATGGCTCAACTCGGCTATTACGTCTACCTTGGTTGTCGTGACGAACAGAACGGCACTGCCGCTATCAATCGCTTAAAATCCGAAGGCTTAAGTAATATCGAATTTCTGCAGATCGATGTTGCGGACCTTGCTTCTGTGCAACAGGCAGCTGCAAAAGTACCTTCACTGGATATATTGATCAATAATGCCGCTACCTCCGGTCCGAAAATGCAAAACATTTCCGCCTGTGATATTGCAGCCCTAAAAAGCACCTTCAATACAAACTATTTCGGTGTCATCCAGACCACCCAGGCATTCCTGCCTTTATTGAAGAAAGCGCCATTGCCTGTTATCGTAAATGTCTCCAGTGAACTTGGTTCCCTTGCTATGCAAACCAGCAGGGACCGCGCTGTACACTGGGATAATTACCACGCATACAGTGCTACTAAGACAGCCCTGAATACATTCACCATCAACCTTTCACAGGAATTACGTAATTTCAAAATTAATAGTGTAACACCTGGTTTTACGGCCACTGATCTGAACAATTTCACTGGTCCTAAAACTGCCGCAGAGGGGGCATTGCCTATTGTTCGCCTGGCTACGATCGGAGAAGATGGGCCAAGCGGACAGTTTTTCCGCCAGGAAGGAGAAGTAGCCTGGTAA
- a CDS encoding FAD-dependent monooxygenase, which yields MKAKHILISGASIAGPVLGWWLSKYGWQVTIVEQAPTIRAGGYAIDFRGTVLKVLEKMDLLDDIKKHETRTGKVTLVNKHNKKIARFPDGFTSGELEIMRGDLVKILYDKTKDNVNYIFNDSIATLNEDKDGVQVTFKHHAPAHYDLVAGADGLHSKVRALAFGHERKFSSFLGIYIAIFTVPNFANVGMDGLYYSEPGKRVGIFGAKDGKEAKASFYFSSAPFYYDRKDTGKQKAIIRQVFENTPWHVPQLLEYMDQSDDFYFDSVSQIKMDHWSKGRIALIGDAAHCPSPMTGMGTSAAVMGAYILAGELMQHDYRKAFSNYETEMRGFADSCQGMADGVDWFVPRTRFKHWMSQQMWKVLPYTPWKNMMIEMPTRVANSIEMKEYPLVPVATNESAAGNAPVSENLPVEKILINNTHLQNQEKLVSQNQFH from the coding sequence ATGAAAGCAAAACACATACTCATATCCGGCGCAAGTATCGCCGGCCCGGTGCTTGGCTGGTGGCTGAGCAAATACGGATGGCAGGTGACCATCGTGGAACAGGCCCCTACCATCAGAGCGGGTGGCTATGCGATTGATTTCAGGGGTACCGTACTGAAAGTACTGGAGAAAATGGACCTGCTCGATGATATCAAAAAACACGAGACCAGGACAGGCAAGGTGACCCTGGTCAATAAACATAATAAGAAGATCGCCCGCTTTCCCGATGGCTTCACCAGTGGAGAACTGGAGATCATGCGGGGTGATCTTGTGAAGATCCTGTACGATAAAACAAAAGACAACGTCAACTATATATTCAACGATTCCATCGCCACACTGAATGAAGACAAAGACGGTGTGCAGGTGACATTTAAACACCACGCTCCTGCACATTATGATTTAGTAGCAGGCGCGGATGGATTACATTCCAAAGTACGCGCGCTGGCCTTTGGGCATGAGCGGAAGTTTTCCTCATTTTTAGGTATATACATCGCCATCTTTACGGTTCCGAATTTTGCCAATGTCGGTATGGATGGACTTTACTATTCAGAACCCGGCAAGCGTGTAGGCATATTCGGGGCCAAAGATGGCAAAGAAGCAAAGGCCAGTTTCTACTTTAGCTCCGCCCCATTTTACTACGATCGGAAAGATACAGGCAAACAAAAAGCAATTATCAGGCAGGTATTTGAGAACACCCCCTGGCACGTGCCGCAGCTCCTGGAATATATGGATCAGTCAGACGATTTCTATTTTGATTCCGTGAGCCAGATTAAAATGGATCATTGGTCAAAAGGCAGGATAGCATTGATTGGAGATGCGGCACATTGCCCTTCGCCGATGACAGGAATGGGTACCAGTGCAGCGGTAATGGGAGCGTATATATTGGCAGGAGAACTGATGCAGCATGATTACCGGAAGGCCTTCAGTAATTACGAAACAGAGATGAGAGGATTTGCAGATAGCTGCCAGGGCATGGCGGATGGTGTAGATTGGTTTGTTCCCCGTACACGGTTTAAACATTGGATGAGTCAGCAGATGTGGAAGGTGCTGCCTTATACACCCTGGAAGAATATGATGATTGAAATGCCTACACGGGTAGCGAATTCAATTGAGATGAAGGAGTATCCACTTGTGCCAGTAGCTACAAATGAATCTGCAGCAGGGAACGCGCCTGTATCCGAAAATCTACCTGTCGAAAAAATTTTGATTAATAATACTCACCTACAAAATCAAGAAAAACTTGTTTCCCAAAATCAGTTTCACTGA
- a CDS encoding DEAD/DEAH box helicase yields MSFDQLRLIEPVLKALKDEGYTEPTPIQQQSIPYVLDKRDLLGCAQTGTGKTAAFAIPLLQLLAETTPAVQKGPRPIRALILTPTRELAIQIQESLQAYGKYLPLKHQVIFGGVSQVPQVETLRRGVDILVATPGRLLDLISQNIVTLRDIKFFVLDEADRMLDMGFVHDVQRVIIKLPTDRQTLFFSATMPPEIQKLAAMILKNPAKVEVTPVSSTAETITQSVYYVKKNDKRHLLQHILQDDAIKTLLVFARTKHGADRVVKDLVRVGIPAEAIHGNKSQNARQRALNNFKSRQTRVLVATDIAARGIDIDELTHVVNFELPNVPETYVHRIGRTGRAGANGIAISFCEEEEKPFLKDILKLINREIPVVKDQPFHDALVGMEAVRAPMQQNRPKKKPQGGGGGFHRNRQGSVNAPKKHKPRPQQAAR; encoded by the coding sequence TTGTCATTTGATCAATTGAGGCTCATTGAGCCCGTGCTGAAGGCGTTGAAGGACGAAGGTTACACTGAGCCAACCCCTATACAGCAACAATCTATTCCATATGTATTGGACAAAAGAGACCTGTTAGGCTGTGCCCAGACCGGTACCGGTAAGACTGCCGCTTTTGCCATTCCATTGTTGCAACTGCTGGCTGAAACTACGCCTGCCGTTCAGAAAGGACCCAGACCCATCCGCGCATTAATCCTCACCCCTACCCGCGAACTCGCGATACAGATCCAGGAAAGCCTCCAGGCTTATGGTAAATACCTCCCCCTGAAACATCAGGTGATCTTTGGTGGCGTATCTCAGGTACCACAGGTTGAAACCCTGCGCAGAGGGGTGGATATTTTAGTTGCAACCCCTGGTCGTTTGCTCGACCTCATTAGTCAGAATATTGTCACACTCAGGGATATTAAATTCTTTGTACTGGATGAAGCTGACCGTATGCTGGATATGGGTTTTGTACACGATGTACAACGCGTGATCATCAAGCTGCCTACAGACAGACAGACCTTGTTCTTCTCCGCGACCATGCCGCCAGAAATTCAGAAACTGGCTGCTATGATCCTGAAAAATCCTGCAAAGGTGGAAGTAACCCCGGTTTCTTCTACTGCTGAAACCATTACGCAATCAGTATATTATGTAAAGAAGAACGATAAACGTCACCTCTTACAACATATCCTGCAAGATGATGCCATCAAAACACTGCTCGTTTTTGCCCGTACCAAACATGGTGCTGACAGAGTGGTGAAAGACCTGGTTCGCGTAGGGATCCCTGCCGAAGCAATCCATGGCAATAAATCACAGAACGCCAGACAACGTGCACTGAATAATTTCAAATCACGTCAGACACGCGTACTGGTTGCTACTGATATTGCAGCAAGAGGGATCGATATTGATGAACTCACACACGTGGTGAACTTCGAACTGCCGAATGTACCAGAAACCTATGTACACAGAATTGGCCGTACCGGCCGTGCTGGTGCAAATGGTATCGCAATCTCCTTCTGTGAAGAAGAAGAAAAACCATTCCTGAAGGATATTCTGAAACTGATCAACAGGGAAATTCCTGTTGTGAAAGATCAACCCTTCCATGATGCACTGGTAGGCATGGAAGCTGTAAGAGCTCCTATGCAACAGAACAGGCCTAAAAAGAAACCACAAGGCGGTGGTGGTGGATTCCACAGGAACAGGCAAGGAAGTGTAAACGCGCCTAAGAAGCACAAACCAAGGCCACAACAGGCTGCGAGATAA
- a CDS encoding diacylglycerol/lipid kinase family protein, which produces MRLLFVINPVSGGKKKADHATLIRNFFKDRTETIEICIFGGPASGQELKKSIRHWHPDRVVAVGGDGTVKAVAEQLLHTRIPMGIIPAGSANGMAAELSIPENFEQAMQIILDGKVQTIDAIRINENEICIHLGDLGLNALLVRNFEQGGIRGKLGYALSSFKTLWQRQSLQVQIRNAQVSLTRVAFMIVLANARRYGTGVSINPDGNLSDGLFEVVIIRRLSILELLKMIRRFKPFDPRKTEVIQADQVTILTKRKAHFQVDGEYLGKVKTVKAAIMAQCLLVLIPA; this is translated from the coding sequence ATGCGGCTACTCTTTGTGATCAATCCAGTTTCGGGCGGCAAAAAGAAGGCCGATCACGCCACATTGATCAGGAATTTTTTTAAAGACCGGACTGAAACGATTGAAATTTGCATATTCGGCGGCCCAGCCTCCGGGCAGGAGCTGAAAAAGAGCATCCGGCACTGGCACCCGGATCGCGTAGTGGCCGTAGGGGGTGATGGCACCGTGAAGGCAGTAGCAGAACAGTTACTCCACACCCGGATACCGATGGGCATTATTCCTGCCGGCTCTGCTAATGGCATGGCCGCGGAATTGTCTATTCCTGAAAACTTTGAACAGGCCATGCAGATCATCCTGGATGGAAAGGTACAGACAATTGATGCCATTCGCATCAATGAAAACGAGATCTGTATACACCTGGGAGATCTGGGGCTCAATGCGCTGCTGGTCAGGAACTTTGAACAGGGCGGGATTCGTGGTAAACTGGGCTATGCACTCTCTTCATTTAAAACACTCTGGCAAAGGCAATCCCTGCAGGTGCAGATCCGGAATGCACAGGTTTCGCTAACAAGAGTAGCATTTATGATCGTGCTGGCAAATGCGCGAAGATATGGCACAGGTGTAAGTATCAACCCCGATGGCAATCTCAGCGACGGCTTGTTTGAAGTAGTGATTATCAGGCGGCTTTCAATACTGGAATTGCTAAAGATGATCAGGCGATTCAAACCTTTCGATCCGAGAAAAACAGAAGTGATACAGGCTGACCAGGTAACAATATTAACTAAAAGAAAGGCGCATTTCCAGGTAGATGGTGAATACCTGGGCAAGGTAAAAACTGTGAAAGCAGCGATCATGGCCCAATGTTTATTAGTGTTAATACCCGCATAA
- a CDS encoding suppressor of fused domain protein gives MNMEPQTLIEQPNGRHTLYAAVEQDDRTAYFYLFPAELQSKKYKMRACWLRNLAPAPEVKDVAAMHNGTAPMLQAKYCNHPDGKEPLKAELLEIVWLPEDDGAAVLYDGEILGVIPGWSLYVDEAVSYAADCIGVEGDDFLVLPLGDAESNLQYARVGEAVAFRNQWSSVDEPAWPQIQESFINCYEAQFGKMLQYFAMDNNEWPPMAMGKFEKDNIVYFLTMGASIRPMPWVSYLYNDTSAAYRRMELALAVDKSEFSEEEIMKMADSIATMADIPWRHISWLGEGHTIGSSKLPEPYESMILSSALYNGEAFEVPEMYGDKVNLFWASPVMQQEREFAHRKPNGGYELLEIMIQKDATHVVKKRKSVL, from the coding sequence ATGAACATGGAACCTCAGACATTGATAGAACAGCCGAATGGAAGGCATACCTTGTATGCAGCGGTAGAGCAGGATGATCGTACAGCTTATTTTTACCTGTTCCCGGCAGAATTACAGAGTAAGAAATATAAAATGCGCGCCTGCTGGCTGCGCAATTTGGCACCTGCCCCGGAGGTAAAGGACGTAGCGGCCATGCATAATGGTACGGCACCTATGTTACAGGCTAAATACTGTAATCATCCGGATGGGAAGGAACCGCTGAAAGCGGAGTTATTAGAGATTGTATGGCTGCCTGAAGATGATGGCGCCGCTGTGTTATATGATGGTGAAATACTGGGTGTGATTCCTGGATGGAGCCTGTATGTGGATGAAGCGGTATCTTATGCGGCAGATTGTATTGGCGTGGAAGGAGATGATTTCCTGGTATTGCCATTGGGTGATGCTGAGTCTAACCTGCAGTATGCGCGTGTAGGGGAAGCCGTTGCATTCAGAAATCAATGGAGTAGTGTGGACGAACCCGCATGGCCGCAGATCCAGGAAAGTTTTATCAATTGTTATGAAGCGCAGTTTGGAAAGATGCTGCAGTATTTTGCCATGGATAATAATGAATGGCCGCCAATGGCGATGGGGAAATTTGAGAAGGATAATATTGTATATTTCCTGACGATGGGTGCAAGTATTCGTCCGATGCCATGGGTGTCTTATTTATACAATGATACATCAGCGGCATATAGGAGAATGGAATTGGCACTGGCAGTAGATAAAAGTGAATTCTCAGAAGAGGAGATCATGAAGATGGCGGATAGTATAGCCACGATGGCAGATATTCCATGGCGGCATATCAGCTGGCTGGGAGAGGGGCATACAATCGGTTCTTCAAAATTGCCGGAGCCTTATGAGAGTATGATCCTGTCATCTGCTTTGTACAATGGTGAGGCATTTGAGGTGCCGGAGATGTATGGCGATAAGGTGAATTTATTCTGGGCTAGCCCGGTAATGCAACAGGAGAGAGAGTTTGCGCACAGGAAACCGAATGGGGGGTATGAGCTGCTGGAGATCATGATCCAGAAGGATGCGACGCATGTAGTGAAAAAAAGGAAATCTGTATTATAA
- a CDS encoding helix-turn-helix domain-containing protein has translation MKEKELHRITTIAEFHRIRGLQPPAHPLISVVNYADVILSPENNHINWMLDYYSISLKRDVVVKFRYGQQKYDYDEGIMYFIAPGQVFNIEVPVPLGEEQAKRSGWMLLLHPDFFWNTALSKNIKQYEYFGYATNEALFLSEKEEATIINIIQNIRHEYNSNIDKFTQQIIVSHIETLLNYADRFYNRQFITRKITNHQVLEKLEALLASEGLFADGIPSVQLISERLNISPNYLSSLLKNLTGQSTQQHIQNKLINIAKQKLSTTGLSVNEVAYELGFEHPQSFRKFFKAKTNMSPVEFRESFN, from the coding sequence ATGAAAGAGAAAGAATTACATCGTATCACCACTATTGCTGAATTCCACCGCATTCGCGGGCTACAGCCGCCTGCACATCCGTTGATCAGCGTGGTGAACTATGCAGATGTCATTCTGTCTCCGGAAAATAATCATATCAACTGGATGCTTGACTATTACTCCATCTCCCTCAAGCGAGACGTGGTGGTGAAATTCAGGTACGGACAGCAGAAATATGATTATGATGAAGGTATCATGTATTTCATTGCTCCTGGTCAGGTCTTCAATATCGAAGTGCCGGTGCCCCTGGGAGAGGAGCAGGCTAAAAGATCCGGATGGATGTTACTCCTCCACCCGGATTTTTTCTGGAATACAGCCTTGTCAAAAAACATCAAACAATACGAATATTTTGGGTATGCTACTAACGAAGCGCTCTTCCTGTCTGAGAAGGAAGAGGCCACTATAATAAATATCATCCAGAATATCCGGCACGAATACAATAGCAATATTGATAAATTCACGCAGCAGATCATCGTCTCTCATATCGAAACACTCCTGAACTACGCGGACCGGTTTTATAACCGTCAATTCATCACCAGGAAAATTACCAATCACCAGGTATTGGAAAAATTGGAAGCATTGCTTGCCAGTGAAGGTTTGTTCGCCGATGGCATTCCTTCCGTACAGCTCATCTCGGAAAGATTAAATATTTCCCCTAATTACCTGAGTAGTCTGCTGAAGAATCTCACCGGGCAAAGCACTCAACAACATATACAGAACAAATTGATCAACATTGCAAAGCAGAAGCTTTCGACTACTGGTTTATCCGTAAATGAAGTGGCCTATGAGTTAGGATTTGAACATCCACAGTCGTTCAGGAAGTTTTTTAAGGCGAAGACGAATATGTCGCCTGTGGAGTTCAGGGAGTCGTTTAATTAA
- a CDS encoding DUF481 domain-containing protein, whose translation MKRIILTIFTIFLCGTAFAQFSDSVHYYGKFASTGSINKTNDVNAYLLSNMFKVGVSKKKIVMNGSGSWVYGESNRELTNNDFSSSLDFSLFRAVRQIYYWGLANYDKSFSLKINDRFQVGAGIAYNFLDRKTAYLSVSDGFIWEKGDLFIEDTIHDVYDAVRNSFRVSYKFVFANMITIDGTQFFQPDITDISDYNLKSVNSIAFNLRKWLAITASMTYNKVTRTGRENLLFTYGLTLEKYF comes from the coding sequence ATGAAACGTATCATCCTCACGATATTCACCATATTTTTATGCGGTACTGCTTTTGCACAGTTCAGCGATTCGGTACATTACTACGGCAAGTTCGCATCTACAGGCTCTATCAACAAGACAAACGATGTGAATGCATACCTGCTTAGTAATATGTTCAAAGTAGGTGTGAGCAAGAAAAAGATTGTCATGAATGGTTCGGGCAGCTGGGTGTATGGAGAGTCTAACAGGGAACTGACGAACAATGATTTCTCTTCTTCGCTTGACTTCAGTCTATTCCGTGCCGTGAGACAAATTTATTATTGGGGATTGGCGAACTACGATAAAAGTTTTTCACTGAAGATTAATGATCGTTTCCAGGTGGGCGCGGGTATTGCTTATAATTTCCTGGACAGGAAGACGGCGTATCTCTCCGTGAGTGATGGGTTTATCTGGGAGAAAGGAGATTTGTTTATAGAAGATACGATACATGATGTATACGATGCGGTGCGTAATTCATTCCGTGTGTCGTACAAGTTTGTATTTGCGAATATGATCACGATAGATGGTACGCAGTTTTTTCAGCCGGATATTACTGATATCAGTGATTACAACCTGAAATCGGTGAATAGTATCGCATTTAACCTGCGAAAGTGGCTGGCAATTACAGCATCGATGACGTATAATAAAGTAACGCGAACGGGGAGGGAGAACTTGTTATTTACATATGGGTTAACGTTAGAAAAATATTTCTGA